In Chitinophagaceae bacterium C216, the genomic stretch TTCAAAGAACCGAAGGCGAGATTACCAAAGCTGAATTACTGAAAAAGGCTGGGGCCACTGATGCGCACTTAAAAGGATTAATTGAGAAAGGGATATTAATTGCAGAAAAAAGAACAGTTGATCGAATTAAAGGTGCTGCTAAACAGATCGAAGTAAATTTTGAACTTTCATCGGCCCAAGAGAATGCATTGCAAGAAATTAGCGATGTGTTTACATCAAAGAATATTTGTTTACTACACGGTGTAACCTCCAGCGGTAAAACGGAAATTTACATCAGATTGATCGAGCGGTATCTGAAAGCGGGTCGACAGATATTATATATGTTGCCCGAGATAGCTTTGACGGCCCAGACTATTAGAAGATTAGAAAAACATTTTGGAGGACATATTGGAGTATATCATTCTAAGTTTTCTCAAAACGAGCGCATTGAAATATGGAATAAAGTGAAGGACGGGCGAGTTAAAGTGGTATTAGGAGCCCGTTCGGCCTTGTTCTTGCCATTTGATGATTTGGGACTTATTATCTGCGATGAAGAACACGATACTTCTTATAAGCAAATGGAGCCTGCTCCCCGCTATCATGCACGGGATACTGCTATTTATATGGCTTCTTTGTATGAGGATTGTAAAGTGCTGCTCGGTAGTGCTACACCTTCGTTAGAGTCTTATTACAATGCTACTGCAGGTAAATATGGATTGGTGAAGCTGATGCAACGTTATGGCGATATTGCTATGCCCGAAATCGAGATGATAGATACACGGCGTTATCGATCGGCCAATGATGCAGAGAATATTCTTACACAGCCTTTGCGCGAGGCTATTCAAGCTGCACTGAATGATCAAAAACAGGTAATTCTGTTTCAAAATCGAAGAGGATATACGCCATATCAGCGGTGTAGCACTTGTGGCTGGGTGCCTCAGTGTAGGCATTGCGACGTATCACTCACGTATCATAAGTTCTATAATAAGCTTGTTTGTCATTATTGCGGAACCAGTTATCCGCCTGTTATTACCTGTGCGCGTTGTGGAAACCACGATTTTATTCAAAAGCAATTTGGAACGGAAAAAATTGAAGAAGCATTAAAAGAATTTTTTCCTGATGCACGTACAGCAAGAATGGATATTGATTCGGTAAAAGGAAAAAATGCCCATCATCAGCTGATTCAGGATTTCGAGCAGCATAAAATTGATATTCTGGTAGGTACGCAAATGGTAGTAAAGGGACTGGATTTTGAAAACGTAAGTCTGGTGGGCATTCTCGACGCAGATGGGATTCTATCCTTTGCCGATTTTAGAGTGAATGAACGGGCGTATCAGTTAATGGAGCAGGTGAGTGGAAGAGCAGGCAGAAAGCATGGTAAAGGTAAAGTACTGATTCAAACTTCGCAAATGCAACATCCTGTATTGTTGCAGGTAAAGCAGCACGATTATACAGGATTGTATGAAAATGAAATAAGCAAAAGAGAGCAGTTTTTTTATCCTCCCTTCTCCCGCATCATTAAACTCACTTTTAAGAATAAGCAGAAGGAGGTGGTGCGCGACGCCGCACAGTTATTTGCCGGTGCGTTGTCCAGTAAATATGGAAAGTATCTTACAGGGCCTGCAGAGCCAATTGTCAATAAAGTGCGTAATCAGTATTTAATGGAGTTGTTATTAAAGTTGCCACGGAGTGCTAAGGTACTCGAACAATGTAAAAAAGATATTTTATATCAGGTGGCAGTCCTCCATCAGGAAAAAAGATATAAATCTGTTATTGTAATACCCGATGTGGACGGCGTATGATATACCGCACACATCGGGATATATCACAGATTACTTAGGTTGTTCTACAATTTTAGTGGTATCAACGCTCCAATTGTCGGTTCTAAACGGCGCTACAGGAAGTCCCTCTTTACTGAAAATATTGGATATAGATGTATTGCTGAATGAAAATCTTACTGCCTCAGGTTGTTTCACGTTTTTACTGGAAACAATTAATCTATCTTTTTCAATTTTCACATCCGCAGGATGAAATACTTTGTCAGAACCTGCGATATAAAATTCTGTGGCAGTTTTACCATTACTCAGTTTAAACCCATTAGGTGCATTATCGAAAAACAGGTGCGCTTTATCTCCTTTTATATCCATTCGGGTAAACATAGGGCTTTTGTAGATGCCCACTTGCTGGCCATAAGTTTCGGCTAATGCGTATGCGGCCAATCTCTTTGCAACGTCTATTTTATTGCTGGGATGTATATCTTTTACATTCTCTACTAAATCCGTAATAACAACCATTCCTGTATTAGGTGTACTAAGGGCTTTTGTTTGCTGCTCTCTTACCAAATTACCTACATTATGATTGCCGTATGTGTAGGGGGCTATTTGTACATAATAGAAAGGAAATTCCTTATTCCACGCAGCTCTCCAACTTTTAATCATAGACGAGAAAAGCTGGCTATAGGTAAAGGGCATGGTGGTATTGCTTTCTCCCTGGTACCAGATGGCCCCTGCAATGGAAAACTGGGTAAGTGGATATATCATGGCATTATATGCGTAGCCAGGTAGGGTGGGCCACCATGGCGTAGTACCTAACATTTTCGCTGCTTGAAGTAATGTTTCATTGTTATTAATAATTTCTGCAGGTGTCCATGCCTCTGCCGGAGTGCCACCCCAACTGGAATTGATAACACCGATAGGCACATTGAGTTTTTGTTGCAGTTCTTTTGCGAAGAAGTAGCCTACAGCGCTAAATCCTTTTAAAGATTCAGGGCCGCATATTTTCCAGCTCCCTTCCAGATCATCTTGAGGATAAGGAGAGGTAGTTTTAGTTACATGAAACAGCCGGATATTGTCGTTGTGGCTTACGGGTAGCTCATCTAAAATTTGTTTTAACTTCTGGTGACTACTCCACTCCATATTGGACTGCCCGGAACAAACCCACACCTCACCAATCATGATGTTTTCTAAAACAATGGTGTTGTCCCCTTTTAATGTAATGCTGTAAGGGCCGCCCGCAGCCGGTGTCTGTAATTTAATCTTCCATCTTGCATTTCCGTCGGCTACAACTGAGTCAGTGTGATTGTTCCAAGAAGTGGTAACATATATTTTCTCAGCAGCGTTAGCCCAACCCCATAAGTAAGCTTCGCTTTTCTGCTGCAGCACCATATTGCTGCCAATTATATGCGGCAATCGTATGTGGGCATATGAAGAAAAATGAAATGCTAAAATTGTCAGAAAACTAATAAGACATGCGAGGACTTTTTTGTTGAATGGTAAGCAATTCATTGTTGAATGATTTTTTATTATGTGGATAAATGAGGATTGAAATTAATGAGTTTCTGAGTTTGAAGAAGATTTTTTGAAAGCTTATTGAGAACGATTTTATTACTGCTTATTTCAGCAGTTGCACTAATCAATAAATATTTGTGTGATTGACAATAATAGTGGCCAAGAAAGAGTATGTCGTTTACTCCTATCCGTTTTCTATGAGCATTGTTCAATTGTATGGGTGTTAATCTTTGTTTGCATTGCGTAAGTATTTTATGAGGTAACTTTTATTTGAGAATAATAAAACTGCAAATAGTTATGGAAAGGATAAATAAACACCATGGTATCAGTGTTATCGTTAAGAAATTATAAATGATTTTTCAGAGTAATCATCAATTCCATGAATTTGGGATTTAAGCGAATCGTTTCTATTTGACCCCCTAGCCAATATTTATTATTTTAGTTACGATGGATATAGAAACTATACGCTACTATTGTTTAAGCAAACCTGATGTAGCGGAAACAATGCCATTCGGTCCCGATACGCTAGTGTACAAAGTCAATGGCAAAATTTTTTTGCTGATGGGAATGGATAACGTCCCACTCTCATTTAATGTAAAATGCGATCCTGATGTTGCGATAGAATTAAGAGAACGTTACCCATGTGTAATGCCGGGGTATCATATGAACAAGAAACATTGGAATACCATCATCGTTGATGGTTCCGTTTCTTTTAAGCAACTTAAGGAGTGGATCGATCATTCCTACGATCTCGTAGTAGGGAAAAAGAAACGAAGCAATTAATCGAATAGATCAGAAGACAAATAACGATCGCCTCTGTCGCAGATGATACATACAATCACTCCCGATTCCAGTTCCTTAGAGAGTTCTAGGGCTGCATGAACCGCACCTCCGCTACTCATGCCGGCAAACACTGCTTCTTCTCGGGCCAATCTTTTCGCCATTATTCTCGCGTCTTGCTCATCCACTTCTATGATACGATCTACACGGCTGCGATCAAATATTTTGGGCAAATAAGCTTCAGGCCATTTTCGTATTCCTGGAATATTGGAATTGTCTGTAGGCTGACAACCTACGATTTGAATATTACTATTCACTTCTTTCAGATACTGGCTTACTCCCATGATGGTTCCGGTAGTTCCCATGGAGGAAACAAAATGGGTGATTTGATGGTTGGTATCTCGCCAGATTTCTGGTCCGGTTGTTTTATAGTGCATTCCCGGATTATCAGGGTTGCCAAACTGATTCAGCATTAGATAATCCCCTTGCGCAGCTTTTTCACGTGCATAATCGATAGAGCCTTCCATCCCTTTATCTTTGGGAGTTAAAGTAACGGTAGCTCCAAAGGCACGCATCGTCAGCACCCGTTCTCTTGTTGCGTTTTCGGGCATTACCAGTTCTATTTCAACTCCAAACAAGTTCGCTATCATTGCTAGGGCAATACCTGTATTACCGCTGGTAGCTTCAATGAGCTTCATGCCCGGTTTTAACTCGCCACGATCAAGAGCGCCCTTAATCATGCCATAAGCTGCACGGTCCTTCACGCTGCCCCCGGGATTATTACCCTCCAGTTTGGCATATATTTTTACATTTTTATTTACGGATATCTTATTTAATTCTACTAGTGGTGTATTGCCTATTTGTTCTAAAATTCCGGACATTGTCTATGAATATTTTATTATAATCGTCCAAAGATAAGTATGTTGTTTTTAACAGATTGTCGAAAAGCAACAAGCATTAAAAAGTTTATATATTTACAACAATGAGCGTATTGCAAAAAACAATAACACTTGATCTTGCCGAATCGTTCAAAAAAATTGTAGGAGAGGCGTATTTTTTTACCGATGAAGCAACTTTACAGGATTATTCGAAGGATGCAACTGAAACGCTGCAATTTAGTCCCCAAGCGGTTTTGAAACCTGCAACTGCAGATGAAATTAGCGCCATTTTAAAAATTTGTAATCAGTATAAAATTCCTGTAACACCGCGTGGTGGCGGCACAGGGCTTTCCGGTGGGGCGCTTCCGTATCTGGGCGGTATTGTTATTTCTACGGAGCGTTTGAATAAAATACTTCATATCGATGAGCGCAATTTGCAGGTCACTACCGAGCCGGGTGTCATTACCGAGGTATTACAAAGAGAAGTAGCGGCTCGAGGGCTGTTTTATCCACCCGATCCTTCGAGCAAAGGTTCGTGCTTTATCGGGGGCAATATTGCCGAAAACAGCGGTGGTCCGCGCGCTGTAAAATATGGTGTAGTAAAGGACTACGTGCTGAATCTGGAAGTAGTATTGCCTACAGGTGAGATCATTTGGACCGGTGCCAATGTATTGAAGAATGTAACAGGGTATAATCTTACTCAACTCATTATTGGAAGCGAAGGTACTTTAGGCATCGTTACCAAAATTGTTTTGAAATTGATACCACTGCCTAAGTATGATATACTGATGCTGGCACCTTTTAATGATTTGGATAAAGCATGTGAAGCAGTAAGTGTTATCTTTAGAGCTGGATGTACACCCAGTGCATTGGAACTGATGGAGATTGATGCCCTAACTATTGTAAGCCAGATGGTGGGTACTCATGCGGCCCCTGTAAACAGCAGTATTGCCGCACATTTACTTATTGAGTTGGACGGAAATAACAAAGATGTGTTGGTGGGAGAAATGGAGCAAATAGCTGCCTTAATGGAGCAACATGGAGCGGGCGATTTACTTTTGGCCGAGGATGCGCAACAAAAAGAGGAACTTTGGAAGCTTCGCCGCCGCATGGCTGAATATGTAAAGATGTGTGGCTATACGATTGAAGAGGACGTAGTAGTGCCACGTGCAGAATTGTCCCGTTTAATTAAAGTATTGAAAGAAATGGGGCATAAGCATCAGTTTAAATCTGTAGCCTATGGGCATGCCGGTGATGGGAATTTGCATATCCGTATTAAAAAGGATTCGGTAGCGGATAGCTATAAAAACCCCGAAATGCAGCTGATACTGCGCGAATTGTTTCAGCAGATAAAAGCTCTGGGGGGCACGATCACAGGCGAACACGGTGTTGGATTGATCCAAAAAGGATTTATGGATATTATGTTTGAAGAGCGCACATTACAAATCATGCGCGATATCAAGCGGGCTTTTGATCCCAATAATATCTTGAACCCGGGAAAGATTTTTGATTAATATGTAATTATTTGAAACTTTTGTTTTCATGAGTGCTAGCTAAAAAATATATCCTAATTTTACCTCATCGAAAATTGAATGCTAATGAAGACTTGTCGTTTTGCGATTATATTGACTGTGTTTGTAGTTACTGCTTTAAACGCATTTGCTCAACAGGAAAGAAAAGAGCGTGCTAGTGATAATTCAGTACCGGAAGAAAAAGGATTTAAAAAGCATCACTTATTTACCGGAGGTGGTGTAACCGCATCTTTTTATACCGGTGGTACCGTATTAGGATTGAGTCCTGTTTTGGGTTATAAATTCAATGATTATGTAGATGGTGGCGTTCTGCTCCATTATGTTTATCATGGAGCCAGAGATTGGCGCGAGATAAATGATAAGTTTAGAAGACATGTATATGGTCCGGGTATTTTTACAAGAGTGTATCCTGTACCATTTATTTTTGTACAAGGACAGTTAGAGCATAATTTTATTGCAGAGAATTACACTGCAAAGCCCGGTAGTGCTTATTATGCCAGCGGTAAATTTAGAGCCAATGCTACATCTCTTTTATTAGGAGGAGGCCTTTCTACAGGACGTCTGAAGGGTGGTACTACGTTCTTCTATTTGTCTGTACTGGCCGATGTATTGAAAAATAGAAATAGTCCTTATGTAGATGTAGATTATTATGGAACGCCCAATGAAAAGGTAAGGATTGTTCCAGTGATTCGTGCCGGTGTGAATGTAGGATTGTTCCAAGGACGTTATGGTGTGTATGACTAGGTGATAACTATTCTTTTATTTTCGGCTTTATTCAATATTAAACTTTCATTAGTATAAATCTGTTATCAAACTAATGGGTGTTTTAAAGCAACTGGCAGAATACTTATACCTTCGTAAGAAGGATCCCAATCGGCCGAAGAGCTCATGGGTAAAGTATATGCACGGGATTAACCGTATCAGCCTTTTTCTGTTTATTATTTGTTTGATTATCTTGGCAATAAAACTATTGCGCAGCTAATTCGCTGATAATGGCCGCTGCGTTTTCCGAGGCGATACTATTGGTGGTGAGTAAAGCCCTTAACCGGCTGTAATCTTCTTGAATCTGTTTTTGCTTTGTCTCATCGTGTAGCAACAAATGCAATTCTTTGATAAGATTAGGGACATTCATATCCCTCTGAATCAGCTCTTTCACCACTTCCTTGTTCATAATCAGGTTTACCAACGAAATATATTGGATGCTAATCACACGTTTGGCAATCTGATAGCTGATTTCAGAACCTTTATAACATACTACTTCTGGAACACCAAACAGGGCTGTCTCTAGGGTAGCCGTTCCGGAGGTGACCAAAGCAGCTTTTGACTGCATCAGGAGGTCGTAAGTACGGTTCTGCACTAAACTTATATTAGGGTAGGGGGCAGTAAAGGTATCGTAAAACGAAGTGTCGAGCGAGGGGGCTTGCGCTACAACAAATTGATAGTCCGGAAAAGTTTTGCTTACCTCCAGCATTACCGGCAACTTTTTTTCTATCTCCTGTTTGCGGCTTCCCGGAAGAAGTGCAACGATGGGCTTTTGATTAACTTCTCCTTGGCGGTTGCGGATAATCAGGTCTGTGCCTGCTTGTTGTTTTTTAGTAACTTCTTCAATAAGGGGATGCCCCACATAAGTTACATCCCAGTTCCATTTATGGAGATAGTACTCTTTTTCAAAAGGAAGGATGACAAGCATTTTGTCGATACATTGCTTCATCATCTTTACGCGATTTTCTTTCCATGCCCACACCTGCGGAGAAATGTAGTAAACCACCTTTAGGTTTTGTTGTTTAGCCCATTTGGCAATGCGAAGATTAAAGCCCGGATAATCGATAAGCACCAGTACATCTGGTTTGAATGATAGAATATCCTGCTTGCATTGTTTGAGATTTCGGAGTATTGTACGAAGGTTTTTTACTACTTCAATAAAACCCATAAAGGCTAGGTCTCTATAATGTTTAACCAGCTCCATGCCGGCCTGCTGCATTTTATCGCCACCCCAGCCCCGTATTTGGGCATGAGGTTCGATTTTTTTGAGTGCAGCAACTAGGTTGCCTCCATGCAAATCTCCCGAAGCCTCTCCGGCAATAATGTAATATCTGCGATATCCGGTATTCAATGCTTTATCTTTTATGATTTCCTATTCTGATTTTCGCATGCTGCGTTTAACAATTTTCTTTACGGGCTCTTTTCCCTTGCGCGTAGTAGTATCTTTCCATTGTTTTTCCAGTCGTTTCTTCAAAGTGTAATTAGTAAGGTCAAACTGTACCGGAACGATGCTTACATAATTATTTGCAAGTGCCCATACATCGCTATCACGTGCATTGTCAAAATTGAGAAACTCTCCCGTGAGCCAATAATACTTTCTGCCTCCAGGATCTTTTCTTTCTATAAATTTCTCCTGGTATTTTGCATAAGCCTGCTTGCATATTTTATATCCTTTGATATCGGATAAGGGAAGATCGGGTATGTTTACATTCAACAGCATATGCTTAGTGGTTCTTTCCTTCAACATTTTTTCGGTAATGAGCCGTGCATAATGTTGTGCTGCTGAAAAATCGGCGTGATGATCGTAGCTCATCAGCGAAAACCCTACCGCAGGGATGCTTTCAATAGCAGCTTCCATAGCTGCAGACATGGTACCCGAATAAATTACATTTATGCTGTGGTTCGGTCCATGATTAATACCACTCAAACATAAATCGGGTTTACGATGCAGTACTTTGTCTACTGCAAGTTTAACACAGTCTACCGGCGTACCTGAACAGGCGTATGCTTCTACTCCCTCAAATGTATCCACTTTATCCAATCGTATAGGATGCCCTATCGTAATGGCATGTCCCATTCCCGACTGCGGTTTATCAGGGGCTACAATTACTATTTTCCCAAACTCCTTTACAGCTTCGTATAATGCCCTGATACCGGGAGCGGAAATGCCATCATCATTGGTAATGAGGATAACTGGTTTGTTTTTCTTTGCCATAGAAAGCAAATTTATGATATTGTGCTCTTACATGAGGATTTAACGGAAGTACATCATAAATGATTGCGATATGCTGATTTTGTGCAAATCTTAATGTTTTTATAAAATGACTAGGACAGTCATCCTTTCTTTTTCCCTCTCCGTCTAAAGTGTAGAAGATGAATTCAGATTATTCACTTTAAAACTTAAGGCCATGAAAAAGTATATTATCGTTTCGTTTATGCTTGCTGGAATCTTAATGATGCAAAATGCTACTGCGCAATTAAGCATCAATATTAATATTGGTAACCAGCCGGCATGGGGGCCTGTAGGATACAACTATGTGCGTTATTATTATCTCCCAGAAATTAATGTGTACTACGATGTGGATGCGAAAATGTTTATTTATCCTTCGGGTCGTAAATGGGTTACTGCCCGCTATCTGCCTCGTAACTATGGCCATATAGATTTATACAAAACCTATAAGGTTGTGATAAACCGCAATTATCCTCCTTATCGTGACAATCGTGCTGATATCGCTAAGTATAGCAGATATAAAAATATCAGAAATCAAGTGGTGATTCGTGATAGCAGGGATAGAAGATATTTAGAAAGCAACAATCGTACGCATGAGGATCGAATCATTGCCAGAAACAGAGCCAGAAGATAGGTATATTAATACACCATTGTAGAAACCGCCTTGTGGCGGTTTTTCTTTTTTTATATAAAAAAGATGCATGAAAATAGCCAAATGTGCTTTCAGACTTGCTATGTGCAAGCGTTTGCGCAGAATGTTTACATTCTTTTAAAACATTTAAATTAAAAGTAATTGTAACTTTGGTCTTTGCAAGGGAAAAGTTTAATTAACGATACAAAAATTTTAGAACGGTTATGAAAGATGTTATGAAAAGATCGGAGTGCCCCATAAGCAATTGTCTGGATTTTGTAGGGGATAAATGGTCTCTGCTAATTATCAGAGATATTGCGCTGGATGGTAAAACTACCTTTGGCGAATTTATTGAGTCAGGAGAAGGTATTGCAACAAATATCCTGTCTTCCCGCCTGAAACAACTGGAGGCTGAAGGATTTATTGCAAAGTATCCTCTGGAAGGTAAAAACCGTACCGGCTACTATCTTACCAAAAAAGGCATTGAATTGGTACCCATTATTGCCGAAATGTATTTGTGGGGTTTGAAGCATGGTGGTTCGAATACCAGAAAGAAGTTTGCTTCTGCTTTAAAAAGAGACAAAGAATCGGCTATACAGGAGCTTACAGAAGAGTTGCTGAAGAATGCAAAAGCGCTTCAGAAACGTTCTAAGAAATAATCTCTAAGATAGTATTTGTGGAAACTGAGCTGTCCCACCTTGTTATCATAAGCAGGACAGCTCAGTTTGTTTCTTTAAGAAAACTGGTCCTGTAGTGCGATGGTGTGGTGCCGGTTTTTTGCAGAAAAAGTCTGCTGAAATAGGCCGGATCGTCATAACCCAGTTCGTATCCTATCTCTTTGGCTGTAAGATCTGTGTGCACCAGGAGCCGCTTGGCTTCCAGCAGGATTCTGTTTTTGATGATCTCGTTAGGTTGAGGAAGATTCAGCTTTTTGAATTTATGTGTAAGTGTTTTGGGAGCCATAAATAACATGGCTGCATAATCGGCAACATTGTGCTTTTCTTTATAATGCTTTTCTACCAGCAACGTAAATTTCCGAAAGAACTCTACATCGGTGGGCTGCTTGGAAAGTGTCTCATGTAAGTGTTGTTGTTTCCATAATCGGGCAGCCTTTATAAATAATTGTTTCAGATACGTACGTAGCATTTCTTCCTGAGAAGATTGTTGTTGTTCCAGTTCATAGAGCATATCCTCGAAAATAGCGCTGTAATAAGGCTGGTCTTCGGAAGGGAGTTGCACGAAGGGGATATTATGAATGTTGTTAAATAGTATGCCATCGCAAGCTACTTCGTGGTCGTGAATCTGGATACAATAGAAATCCCGATTGTAAAAGATAAGATATCCCTGTTCTCGAGTAGATTTGTTGATATACAAATATTGATCTGTATTTACAAAAAATAGCGATGCTCGGC encodes the following:
- the priA gene encoding primosomal protein N', which encodes MEVASIKNIDNTTLYAEVIIPLALPLNYTWVVPQRFQETVQPGCRVEVNLGKNKRYAGVVKRVHHEPPDFVETKEVLNVLDAQPVVYEQQLRLWEWMARYYMCTEGEVMAAALPAHFKLSSETILVFNEEAGDDFTNLDTEEYLVAEALHIRRELRLPEVQQILDATHVYPVINRLIQKRICYVWEALKETYNPKKETYIALHPDYDSEAALERLLNEDKRLQRAEKQMQLLLAYLHFQRTEGEITKAELLKKAGATDAHLKGLIEKGILIAEKRTVDRIKGAAKQIEVNFELSSAQENALQEISDVFTSKNICLLHGVTSSGKTEIYIRLIERYLKAGRQILYMLPEIALTAQTIRRLEKHFGGHIGVYHSKFSQNERIEIWNKVKDGRVKVVLGARSALFLPFDDLGLIICDEEHDTSYKQMEPAPRYHARDTAIYMASLYEDCKVLLGSATPSLESYYNATAGKYGLVKLMQRYGDIAMPEIEMIDTRRYRSANDAENILTQPLREAIQAALNDQKQVILFQNRRGYTPYQRCSTCGWVPQCRHCDVSLTYHKFYNKLVCHYCGTSYPPVITCARCGNHDFIQKQFGTEKIEEALKEFFPDARTARMDIDSVKGKNAHHQLIQDFEQHKIDILVGTQMVVKGLDFENVSLVGILDADGILSFADFRVNERAYQLMEQVSGRAGRKHGKGKVLIQTSQMQHPVLLQVKQHDYTGLYENEISKREQFFYPPFSRIIKLTFKNKQKEVVRDAAQLFAGALSSKYGKYLTGPAEPIVNKVRNQYLMELLLKLPRSAKVLEQCKKDILYQVAVLHQEKRYKSVIVIPDVDGV
- the yjbR gene encoding putative protein YjbR, which encodes MDIETIRYYCLSKPDVAETMPFGPDTLVYKVNGKIFLLMGMDNVPLSFNVKCDPDVAIELRERYPCVMPGYHMNKKHWNTIIVDGSVSFKQLKEWIDHSYDLVVGKKKRSN
- the cysM gene encoding Cysteine synthase B, with amino-acid sequence MSGILEQIGNTPLVELNKISVNKNVKIYAKLEGNNPGGSVKDRAAYGMIKGALDRGELKPGMKLIEATSGNTGIALAMIANLFGVEIELVMPENATRERVLTMRAFGATVTLTPKDKGMEGSIDYAREKAAQGDYLMLNQFGNPDNPGMHYKTTGPEIWRDTNHQITHFVSSMGTTGTIMGVSQYLKEVNSNIQIVGCQPTDNSNIPGIRKWPEAYLPKIFDRSRVDRIIEVDEQDARIMAKRLAREEAVFAGMSSGGAVHAALELSKELESGVIVCIICDRGDRYLSSDLFD
- a CDS encoding putative FAD-linked oxidoreductase, producing the protein MSVLQKTITLDLAESFKKIVGEAYFFTDEATLQDYSKDATETLQFSPQAVLKPATADEISAILKICNQYKIPVTPRGGGTGLSGGALPYLGGIVISTERLNKILHIDERNLQVTTEPGVITEVLQREVAARGLFYPPDPSSKGSCFIGGNIAENSGGPRAVKYGVVKDYVLNLEVVLPTGEIIWTGANVLKNVTGYNLTQLIIGSEGTLGIVTKIVLKLIPLPKYDILMLAPFNDLDKACEAVSVIFRAGCTPSALELMEIDALTIVSQMVGTHAAPVNSSIAAHLLIELDGNNKDVLVGEMEQIAALMEQHGAGDLLLAEDAQQKEELWKLRRRMAEYVKMCGYTIEEDVVVPRAELSRLIKVLKEMGHKHQFKSVAYGHAGDGNLHIRIKKDSVADSYKNPEMQLILRELFQQIKALGGTITGEHGVGLIQKGFMDIMFEERTLQIMRDIKRAFDPNNILNPGKIFD
- the lpxB gene encoding Lipid-A-disaccharide synthase, which encodes MNTGYRRYYIIAGEASGDLHGGNLVAALKKIEPHAQIRGWGGDKMQQAGMELVKHYRDLAFMGFIEVVKNLRTILRNLKQCKQDILSFKPDVLVLIDYPGFNLRIAKWAKQQNLKVVYYISPQVWAWKENRVKMMKQCIDKMLVILPFEKEYYLHKWNWDVTYVGHPLIEEVTKKQQAGTDLIIRNRQGEVNQKPIVALLPGSRKQEIEKKLPVMLEVSKTFPDYQFVVAQAPSLDTSFYDTFTAPYPNISLVQNRTYDLLMQSKAALVTSGTATLETALFGVPEVVCYKGSEISYQIAKRVISIQYISLVNLIMNKEVVKELIQRDMNVPNLIKELHLLLHDETKQKQIQEDYSRLRALLTTNSIASENAAAIISELAAQ
- the surE gene encoding 5'-nucleotidase SurE, whose product is MAKKNKPVILITNDDGISAPGIRALYEAVKEFGKIVIVAPDKPQSGMGHAITIGHPIRLDKVDTFEGVEAYACSGTPVDCVKLAVDKVLHRKPDLCLSGINHGPNHSINVIYSGTMSAAMEAAIESIPAVGFSLMSYDHHADFSAAQHYARLITEKMLKERTTKHMLLNVNIPDLPLSDIKGYKICKQAYAKYQEKFIERKDPGGRKYYWLTGEFLNFDNARDSDVWALANNYVSIVPVQFDLTNYTLKKRLEKQWKDTTTRKGKEPVKKIVKRSMRKSE
- the rhaR_2 gene encoding HTH-type transcriptional activator RhaR, yielding MHSIPLFKSDLKTLGIIKLDETTIEEINNGTYKQFIRVLYIPKGYSLQIDLSSYKISRASLFFVNTDQYLYINKSTREQGYLIFYNRDFYCIQIHDHEVACDGILFNNIHNIPFVQLPSEDQPYYSAIFEDMLYELEQQQSSQEEMLRTYLKQLFIKAARLWKQQHLHETLSKQPTDVEFFRKFTLLVEKHYKEKHNVADYAAMLFMAPKTLTHKFKKLNLPQPNEIIKNRILLEAKRLLVHTDLTAKEIGYELGYDDPAYFSRLFLQKTGTTPSHYRTSFLKETN